One Temnothorax longispinosus isolate EJ_2023e chromosome 8, Tlon_JGU_v1, whole genome shotgun sequence genomic region harbors:
- the LOC139817628 gene encoding tRNA (guanine(6)-N(2))-methyltransferase THUMP3 → MSVCESVSELFSESVDNDNIFTIGVTVDTGFEWEAIDECREIFNKDVRVVKQRGRFYFNIDRDQFPKVQQMRSIDHVFIVADNGSLSLTNDKEADLRYIRNLDMFSNSVNRWKKTLEAWKCITNFKGKLYPTIEEYVVAKEHDLVARAKLLEMRNKEKEEKDPLDWNVSEMKEEKGKKRGQDPSKSDESDVLKYRVTCERNGKHAVESKDVATVIGEVLQDKFHWIVDLSMYHLEVVCKLINDQLTTHFRVTHKSMHNRNIINFGPTTLRSTICYNLLKLANPKPGDIIVDPMCGGGSIPIEATLAYPHSYVLCGDNDSRAVDRTKSNMDASTVGYKIDLVQWTASKLPFKDSLVDIIVTDMPFGKRSGNKSYNKIFYKQFLLELGRTVKSNGRIVLLTYDRYNFKDALMAAGDLFWVTKIIGVNIGGLPAAVYVLNRTQISRDSFKPRMAKQYSYPKDKYDKDSSTRSTEKSLTN, encoded by the exons ATGAGTGTCTGCGAATCTGTGAGCGAACTCTTTTCAGAGTCAGTTGATAAcgacaatatttttacgatcGGAGTCACTGTGGATACAG GTTTCGAATGGGAAGCGATCGACGAATGCAGGGAGATATTCAACAAAGATGTTCGGGTGGTCAAACAACGGggaagattttattttaatattgatcgGGACCAGTTTCCAAAA GTTCAACAAATGAGATCAATAGATCATGTATTCATAGTGGCTGATAATGGAAGCTTATCACTTACCAATGACAAAGAAGCAGACTTACggtatataagaaatttagaCATGTTCTCAAACTCAGTTAATAGATGGAAGAAGACTCTCGAAGCATGGAAATGCATAACAAATTTCAAAGGAAAACTTTATCCAACGATTGAAGAATACGTTGTGGCTAAAGAGCACGATCTTGTAGCCAGAGCAAAGCTGTTAGAGATGCgtaacaaagaaaaagaggaaaaagatcCCCTCGATTGGAACGTATCGGAgatgaaagaagagaaaggaaaaaaaaggggaCAAGATCCTTCAAAATCTGACGAAAGTGATGTACTTAAATATAGAGTAACGTGTGAGAGAAATGGTAAACATGCGGTTGAATCTAAGGATGTCGCTACAGTTATTGGAGAGGTATTGCAGGATAAATTTCATTGGATAGTGGACTTATCCATGTATCATCTAGAAGTTGTCTGCAAATTGATaaatg atCAACTAACAACGCATTTTCGCGTAACACACAAATCTATGCATAAcagaaacataataaattttgggCCAACTACCCTTAGATCAACTATATGTTACAATTTGCTAAAATTAGCAAATCCTAAGCCAGGAGATATAATAGTAGATCCTATGTGTGGAGGAGGTTCTATTCCCATAGAG GCAACACTAGCTTATCCACACTCGTACGTCTTATGCGGCGATAATGATTCTAGAGCTGTGGATAGAACAAAGTCGAATATGGATGCTTCAACCGTTGGATATAAAATAGATCTCGTACAATGGACCGCTTCTAAATTGCCATTCAAAGATTCTCTTGTCGATATTATCGTTACTGATATg CCGTTTGGTAAAAGAAGTGGAAATAAGTCAtacaataagattttttataagcaaTTTTTGCTAGAACTTGGTCGAACAGTAAAATCAAACGGACGAATAGTTCTACTCACATATGACAGATATAACTTTAAAGAc GCTTTGATGGCAGCTGGCGATTTATTCTGGGTGACTAAAATAATTGGTGTAAACATAGGAGGCCTTCCAGCTGCAGTTTATGTTCTAAACCGCACTCAAATATCTCGCGATAGTTTCAAACCGCGGATGGCCAAGCAATATAGTTATCCGAAAGATAAATACGATAAAGACTCATCTACTCGATCGACTGAAAAGTCTTTGACCAATTAG